In Alicyclobacillus macrosporangiidus CPP55, a single window of DNA contains:
- the ytxJ gene encoding bacillithiol system redox-active protein YtxJ, which produces MSRYQELTTLDQWAQVYEASRQRPTLVFKHSTTCPISANAHREFERYLETAPDGTAHVLVKVIESRPVSNQIAQDLGVVHQSPQAILIRGGQPVWHASHWDITAARLQEAVERASAPNAEG; this is translated from the coding sequence GGGCACAGGTGTACGAAGCGTCCCGGCAGCGGCCGACGCTCGTGTTCAAACACAGCACCACCTGCCCCATCAGCGCCAACGCCCACCGGGAGTTCGAGCGCTACCTCGAGACGGCGCCCGATGGGACCGCACATGTGTTGGTGAAGGTGATCGAGTCGCGGCCCGTGTCCAACCAGATTGCGCAGGACCTCGGCGTCGTGCACCAATCCCCGCAGGCCATCCTCATCCGCGGCGGCCAGCCGGTGTGGCACGCCTCCCACTGGGACATCACGGCTGCCCGGCTGCAGGAGGCGGTGGAACGCGCGTCTGCGCCGAATGCGGAGGGCTGA